A part of Terriglobus roseus genomic DNA contains:
- a CDS encoding carboxypeptidase-like regulatory domain-containing protein, with product MATSAVLIGSAVAGAQTFRGTVSGTVTDSTGAIVANASVELKNPATGAAIQSKTNGAGNYSFPEIAPGKYELTVSAPGFATRKVSDIDVQVTKVATIDVPLSVGAESTIVDVAAGNTVSPDTESSALVTVVDNKAVAELPLNGRDFTRLVRYSPGVAALSNSVNGSRTASINFQVDGADNVDAWLGIVASNQGGIASVAGGLIPIEAIDQFSMQSGGAADQGRNAGANSNMVLKSGTNNLHGDVFYFDRNEFFAAISPVAPVGSRKQFLRNHQGGFTLGGPVWKDKTFFFVAGEIQIAKINTALTDTVLTDSWISGATSFMNAWRGGLATSPGVSQLSTNLYGLLFPANSKGGAATTSNYFAQGTTNYNSYNGIIKLDQHFGEKNTLSVRYLGTTGKQTAPTGSYYADYYQTAPMHIHNFSVVDNHIFSSKILNQLTLGVNYFLQTFNDANQNFFPQAKAGLNLGITNPIVAQGAPTISISSFDITGATQPSGRTDVTGHITDSLHWTLGRHQLVFGGEYRRGDINQLYFSSSRGTFNFDGTRGPWFRATNGTGATGSTCNANSLTYAASLGFNTASACNNLAYIADFLAGQPTASSGARLLQGNAQRVWLMNTEEAWVADTFKVNPKLTLNLGVRYSVPGVIHSQVDDTYSFRPASGSNAAGFYKPMYNQYYASVAPRIGFAYSPREDNSTVIRGFVGRFYDTVAMSAFASGTTGNGGAAYSQNNPAGPDAAAIYINNAVSWQVNVNPFVGAAAPTVGAVGVDPSIRMPYADEFNLNIEQQVSKKTLMTVGYVGTLGRNLLTYFDLNQPLASGSTTYNARPYATQTSFVNENAAFVGGALQGINQLRGSATSNYNALQVSVRQADWKGFSGNLNYTWSKSMDTSSATGTPMNSYNLKADYGPSTFDGRNNLNGYVFYTVPQFFHAMPRVTKGFQLNASFQYSSGLPLSPTVSTDNSRTYQLKDRPNVNAGVNPYTGLQLSTSTSSGRQYRWMQNAGAFTAAPVGTYGNERRDAYVGPNFRTIDFSLFKHTPITEKINTEFRAEVFNIFNFNNFASPSVSNISSSTFGLITNTRNGASAPGIGFGEPFNVQFAFKVTF from the coding sequence TTGGCAACTTCAGCTGTTCTCATCGGCAGCGCTGTTGCAGGAGCTCAGACGTTTCGTGGAACGGTGAGCGGTACGGTTACTGACAGCACAGGCGCGATCGTTGCGAATGCTTCGGTGGAGTTGAAAAATCCCGCAACAGGTGCGGCGATTCAGAGCAAGACAAACGGTGCGGGTAACTATAGCTTTCCGGAAATTGCTCCGGGCAAATATGAGTTGACGGTAAGTGCTCCTGGTTTTGCGACGCGCAAGGTTTCGGACATTGATGTGCAGGTGACGAAGGTTGCCACCATTGATGTGCCATTGAGCGTTGGTGCAGAGAGCACGATTGTGGACGTTGCTGCTGGCAACACGGTCTCGCCTGATACGGAATCAAGCGCACTGGTGACAGTGGTTGATAACAAGGCTGTTGCGGAACTGCCGTTGAATGGCCGCGACTTCACGCGACTAGTGCGTTACTCGCCGGGTGTGGCTGCACTCTCGAACTCGGTGAATGGTTCGCGTACAGCGTCGATCAACTTCCAGGTGGACGGCGCGGATAACGTAGATGCGTGGCTTGGCATTGTGGCTTCGAATCAGGGCGGTATCGCGAGCGTTGCAGGTGGTCTGATTCCGATTGAAGCGATCGATCAGTTCTCCATGCAGAGCGGCGGCGCTGCCGATCAGGGCCGTAATGCTGGCGCGAACAGCAACATGGTGTTGAAGTCCGGTACGAACAATCTGCACGGCGACGTGTTCTACTTCGACCGCAACGAGTTCTTCGCTGCTATCTCGCCTGTGGCCCCTGTGGGAAGCCGCAAGCAGTTCCTGCGCAATCACCAGGGCGGATTTACGTTGGGTGGTCCAGTGTGGAAGGACAAGACGTTCTTCTTTGTTGCTGGTGAAATTCAGATTGCGAAGATCAACACTGCTCTGACGGATACGGTGCTGACCGACTCATGGATTTCGGGTGCAACATCGTTCATGAATGCGTGGCGTGGCGGGCTTGCGACTTCGCCAGGGGTGAGCCAGCTCAGCACGAATCTGTATGGCTTGCTATTCCCTGCGAATTCCAAGGGCGGCGCTGCGACGACGAGCAACTACTTTGCTCAAGGAACGACGAATTACAACTCATACAACGGCATCATCAAGCTGGACCAGCATTTTGGTGAGAAGAACACGCTGAGCGTGCGCTATCTGGGCACCACTGGTAAGCAGACCGCGCCGACGGGTTCGTATTATGCGGACTACTATCAGACCGCACCGATGCACATCCATAACTTCTCTGTTGTGGACAACCACATCTTCAGCAGCAAAATCTTGAACCAGTTGACGTTGGGCGTGAACTACTTCCTGCAGACGTTCAATGATGCGAATCAGAACTTCTTCCCACAGGCGAAGGCTGGTTTGAACCTGGGCATCACAAATCCGATTGTGGCGCAGGGCGCACCGACTATCAGCATCAGCAGCTTCGATATCACCGGCGCGACGCAGCCTTCAGGACGTACCGACGTAACGGGTCACATCACGGATTCACTTCACTGGACGCTGGGACGTCACCAGTTGGTATTTGGTGGTGAGTATCGCCGTGGCGATATCAACCAGCTTTACTTCTCGTCGTCGCGTGGCACGTTTAATTTTGATGGCACGCGTGGCCCGTGGTTCCGCGCCACGAATGGTACGGGTGCAACAGGTTCCACGTGCAATGCCAACTCGCTGACGTATGCGGCAAGCCTTGGCTTCAATACTGCTTCTGCATGCAACAACCTGGCGTACATTGCGGACTTCCTTGCAGGCCAGCCGACGGCATCGTCCGGTGCACGACTGTTGCAGGGTAATGCGCAGCGCGTGTGGTTGATGAACACGGAAGAGGCATGGGTCGCAGACACCTTTAAGGTGAATCCGAAGCTGACGTTGAACCTGGGGGTGCGCTACTCGGTTCCAGGCGTAATTCATTCGCAGGTGGATGACACGTACAGCTTCCGTCCAGCGAGTGGCTCGAATGCGGCAGGCTTCTACAAGCCGATGTACAACCAGTACTACGCTTCGGTTGCACCGCGTATCGGTTTTGCATACTCGCCACGTGAAGACAACTCCACTGTTATTCGCGGCTTTGTCGGGCGCTTCTACGATACGGTTGCGATGAGTGCGTTCGCCTCGGGCACTACGGGCAATGGCGGTGCAGCGTATTCGCAGAACAATCCTGCGGGTCCCGATGCAGCTGCTATCTATATCAACAATGCAGTGAGCTGGCAGGTAAATGTGAATCCATTCGTTGGAGCGGCTGCTCCCACGGTTGGTGCTGTTGGTGTCGATCCGAGCATCCGCATGCCGTATGCGGATGAGTTCAACCTGAACATTGAGCAGCAGGTGAGCAAGAAGACGCTGATGACGGTTGGTTACGTTGGAACGCTCGGCCGCAATCTGCTTACTTATTTCGATCTCAACCAGCCGCTTGCCAGCGGATCGACAACCTACAACGCTCGTCCTTACGCGACGCAGACCTCGTTCGTGAATGAGAATGCAGCGTTCGTTGGCGGTGCGTTGCAGGGCATCAATCAGCTTCGCGGATCTGCCACATCAAACTACAACGCGCTCCAGGTGAGCGTACGTCAGGCTGATTGGAAGGGCTTTTCTGGAAACCTGAACTACACATGGAGCAAGTCCATGGATACTAGTTCTGCAACCGGAACGCCGATGAACAGCTATAACCTGAAGGCGGATTACGGCCCGAGCACGTTCGATGGTCGTAACAACCTGAACGGATATGTCTTCTATACGGTGCCACAGTTCTTCCATGCGATGCCACGCGTGACGAAGGGCTTCCAGTTGAATGCGTCGTTCCAGTACTCGTCGGGTCTGCCGTTGAGCCCTACGGTGAGCACGGACAACAGCCGCACGTACCAGCTGAAGGATCGTCCGAATGTGAACGCCGGAGTGAATCCTTATACGGGTCTGCAGTTGTCTACCAGCACCAGCAGTGGACGGCAGTATCGCTGGATGCAGAATGCTGGAGCATTTACTGCGGCTCCTGTTGGTACTTACGGTAACGAACGTCGTGATGCGTATGTTGGTCCGAACTTCCGCACGATTGACTTCTCTCTGTTCAAGCACACGCCGATCACAGAGAAGATCAACACGGAGTTCCGTGCTGAGGTATTCAACATTTTCAACTTCAACAACTTTGCCAGCCCGAGCGTAAGCAATATCAGCAGCAGCACGTTCGGCCTGATCACCAATACGCGTAACGGTGCATCGGCTCCGGGTATCGGATTTGGCGAACCGTTCAATGTGCAGTTTGCCTTCAAAGTTACTTTCTAA
- a CDS encoding M28 family peptidase yields the protein MTVIGLKNKLAAVACAAAVVMGQGSFAQEAGGDKVDLTTLNAIKREAFERSQVMENLYYMSEVYGPRVNNSSNHRAAAEWAMKQMKEWGLQNVHLESWGPFGYGWQIKKFYGALETPAYASLIGFPLAWTPGTEGPVTAEAVWAPLHTERDFEKYKGKLKGKIVLIFDPRELEMHTEAEAKRLTDAEVMARTITNDVSRPGGFGGARPGAAAPRPGDITPTTTSTAAATGMVLRNKINKFLKDEGAAVAITPGYNGDGGTVFASYGGSQNPNDPVGPPMAAITPEQYNRVVRLLQHGEHPKLTFDIQVDYQKDDLNGFNVIGEIPGTTKADEVVMVGGHFDSWQGGTGATDNGTGSSVAMEAMRILATIKKPMARTVRVALWGGEEEGLYGSLAYVQKHYAPRTTMVKTPEYDKLDVYFNDDSGSGRFRAVSALGSDEMASIFRSWIEPIKDVGIIAVTGQTAGATKAPGGTDSTSFSWIGLNGIGFMQDPLEYGSRTHHSNMDLYDRVQKGDVMQGSMIEAWFAYNAATRAEMLPRIETPKPDPTAKGF from the coding sequence ATGACAGTGATTGGTTTGAAAAACAAACTGGCGGCAGTTGCTTGCGCGGCTGCAGTGGTAATGGGACAAGGTTCGTTCGCGCAGGAAGCGGGCGGCGACAAGGTGGATCTGACCACGTTGAACGCGATTAAGCGCGAGGCGTTTGAGCGTTCGCAGGTGATGGAGAACCTGTATTACATGAGCGAGGTGTACGGCCCGCGTGTGAACAACAGCAGTAACCATCGCGCTGCTGCAGAGTGGGCCATGAAGCAGATGAAGGAATGGGGTCTGCAGAATGTTCACCTGGAATCGTGGGGACCGTTTGGATACGGCTGGCAGATCAAGAAGTTCTACGGCGCGCTTGAGACACCGGCGTATGCTTCGTTGATTGGATTCCCGCTGGCGTGGACGCCGGGCACGGAAGGCCCTGTGACGGCTGAGGCAGTGTGGGCACCGTTGCATACCGAGCGTGACTTTGAGAAGTACAAGGGCAAGCTGAAGGGCAAGATTGTTCTGATCTTCGATCCGCGGGAACTGGAGATGCACACCGAGGCGGAAGCCAAGCGGCTTACCGATGCTGAGGTGATGGCGCGCACGATTACGAATGATGTTTCGCGTCCTGGTGGTTTTGGTGGTGCGCGTCCGGGGGCTGCTGCTCCGCGTCCCGGTGACATTACTCCGACCACAACTTCAACCGCTGCGGCCACTGGCATGGTGTTGCGGAACAAGATCAACAAGTTTCTGAAGGACGAAGGCGCTGCAGTTGCGATCACACCGGGATACAACGGCGATGGTGGCACGGTATTCGCGTCGTATGGTGGTTCGCAGAATCCGAATGATCCTGTTGGTCCGCCGATGGCTGCGATCACTCCGGAACAGTACAACCGCGTGGTGCGTTTGCTACAGCATGGCGAGCATCCGAAGCTGACGTTCGATATCCAGGTGGATTATCAGAAGGATGATCTGAATGGCTTCAACGTGATCGGCGAGATTCCGGGAACGACGAAGGCTGACGAAGTTGTGATGGTTGGCGGTCACTTCGATAGCTGGCAGGGTGGCACAGGTGCAACTGACAACGGCACCGGTTCTTCTGTTGCAATGGAAGCGATGCGTATTCTTGCCACAATCAAGAAGCCGATGGCGCGTACGGTTCGTGTTGCGCTGTGGGGTGGCGAAGAAGAAGGTCTGTACGGATCGCTGGCGTATGTGCAGAAGCACTATGCACCGCGCACCACGATGGTGAAGACGCCAGAGTATGACAAGCTGGACGTCTACTTCAACGATGACTCGGGTTCGGGCCGCTTCCGTGCTGTGTCTGCGCTTGGATCGGACGAGATGGCATCAATCTTCCGTTCGTGGATTGAGCCGATCAAGGATGTGGGCATCATTGCTGTGACGGGACAGACCGCTGGTGCGACGAAGGCTCCGGGTGGTACGGATTCCACTTCGTTCTCGTGGATTGGCCTGAACGGCATTGGCTTCATGCAGGATCCGTTGGAATACGGCTCGCGCACGCATCACTCCAACATGGATCTGTATGACCGTGTGCAGAAGGGCGATGTGATGCAGGGCTCGATGATTGAAGCCTGGTTTGCTTACAACGCTGCGACGCGTGCTGAAATGCTGCCTCGCATTGAAACGCCGAAGCCGGATCCTACGGCGAAGGGTTTCTAA